The following proteins come from a genomic window of Meles meles chromosome 1, mMelMel3.1 paternal haplotype, whole genome shotgun sequence:
- the WNT4 gene encoding protein Wnt-4 isoform X2 has product MSPRSCLRSLRLLVFAVFSAAASNWLYLAKLSSVGSISEEETCEKLKGLIQRQVQMCKRNLEVMDSVRRGAQLAIEECQYQFRNRRWNCSTLDSLPVFGKVVTQGTREAAFVYAISSAGVAFAVTRACSSGELEKCGCDRTVHGVSPQGFQWSGCSDNIAYGVAFSQSFVDVRERSKGASSSRALMNLHNNEAGRKVGHALKEKFDGATEVEPRRVGSSRALVPRNAQFKPHTDEDLVYLEPSPDFCEQDMRSGVLGTRGRTCNKTSKAIDGCELLCCGRGFHTAQVELAERCSCKFHWCCFVKCRQCQRLVELHTCR; this is encoded by the exons GTACCTGGCCAAGCTGTCCTCGGTGGGGAGCATCTCGGAGGAGGAGACGTGCGAGAAGCTCAAGGGCCTGATCCAGCGGCAGGTGCAGATGTGCAAGCGGAACCTGGAGGTGATGGACTCGGTGCGCCGCGGCGCTCAGCTGGCCATCGAGGAGTGCCAGTACCAGTTCCGGAACCGGCGCTGGAACTGCTCCACGCTCGACTCCCTGCCCGTCTTCGGCAAGGTGGTGACACAAG gGACTCGGGAGGCGGCCTTCGTGTACGCCATCTCTTCGGCAGGTGTGGCCTTTGCAGTGACACGGGCGTGCAGCAGTGGGGAGCTGGAGAAGTGTGGCTGTGACCGGACGGTGCACGGGGTCAGCCCGCAGG gctTCCAGTGGTCGGGATGCTCGGACAACATCGCCTACGGCGTGGCCTTCTCCCAGTCCTTCGTGGACGTGCGGGAGAGAAGTAAGGGGGCGTCATCCAGCCGCGCCCTCATGAACCTCCACAACAACGAGGCTGGCAGGAAG GTGGGCCACGCACTGAAGGAGAAGTTCGACGGCGCCACCGAGGTGGAGCCGCGCCGCGTGGGCTCCTCCAGGGCGCTGGTGCCGCGCAACGCACAGTTCAAGCCGCACACGGACGAGGACCTGGTGTACTTAGAGCCCAGCCCGGACTTCTGCGAGCAGGACATGCGCAGCGGCGTGCTGGGCACGCGGGGCCGCACGTGCAACAAGACGTCCAAGGCCATCGACGGCTGCGAGCTGCTGTGCTGCGGCCGCGGCTTCCACACGGCGCAGGTGGAGCTGGCCGAGCGCTGCAGCTGCAAGTTCCACTGGTGCTGCTTCGTCAAGTGCCGCCAGTGCCAGCGGCTGGTGGAGCTGCACACGTGCCGGTGA
- the WNT4 gene encoding protein Wnt-4 isoform X1 — translation MSPRSCLRSLRLLVFAVFSAAASNWLYLAKLSSVGSISEEETCEKLKGLIQRQVQMCKRNLEVMDSVRRGAQLAIEECQYQFRNRRWNCSTLDSLPVFGKVVTQGTREAAFVYAISSAGVAFAVTRACSSGELEKCGCDRTVHGVSPQGFQWSGCSDNIAYGVAFSQSFVDVRERSKGASSSRALMNLHNNEAGRKAILTHMRVECKCHGVSGSCEVKTCWRAVPPFRQVGHALKEKFDGATEVEPRRVGSSRALVPRNAQFKPHTDEDLVYLEPSPDFCEQDMRSGVLGTRGRTCNKTSKAIDGCELLCCGRGFHTAQVELAERCSCKFHWCCFVKCRQCQRLVELHTCR, via the exons GTACCTGGCCAAGCTGTCCTCGGTGGGGAGCATCTCGGAGGAGGAGACGTGCGAGAAGCTCAAGGGCCTGATCCAGCGGCAGGTGCAGATGTGCAAGCGGAACCTGGAGGTGATGGACTCGGTGCGCCGCGGCGCTCAGCTGGCCATCGAGGAGTGCCAGTACCAGTTCCGGAACCGGCGCTGGAACTGCTCCACGCTCGACTCCCTGCCCGTCTTCGGCAAGGTGGTGACACAAG gGACTCGGGAGGCGGCCTTCGTGTACGCCATCTCTTCGGCAGGTGTGGCCTTTGCAGTGACACGGGCGTGCAGCAGTGGGGAGCTGGAGAAGTGTGGCTGTGACCGGACGGTGCACGGGGTCAGCCCGCAGG gctTCCAGTGGTCGGGATGCTCGGACAACATCGCCTACGGCGTGGCCTTCTCCCAGTCCTTCGTGGACGTGCGGGAGAGAAGTAAGGGGGCGTCATCCAGCCGCGCCCTCATGAACCTCCACAACAACGAGGCTGGCAGGAAG GCTATCCTGACACACATGCGGGTGGAGTGCAAGTGCCACGGGGTGTCGGGCTCCTGTGAGGTAAAGACGTGCTGGCGAGCCGTGCCGCCCTTCCGCCAGGTGGGCCACGCACTGAAGGAGAAGTTCGACGGCGCCACCGAGGTGGAGCCGCGCCGCGTGGGCTCCTCCAGGGCGCTGGTGCCGCGCAACGCACAGTTCAAGCCGCACACGGACGAGGACCTGGTGTACTTAGAGCCCAGCCCGGACTTCTGCGAGCAGGACATGCGCAGCGGCGTGCTGGGCACGCGGGGCCGCACGTGCAACAAGACGTCCAAGGCCATCGACGGCTGCGAGCTGCTGTGCTGCGGCCGCGGCTTCCACACGGCGCAGGTGGAGCTGGCCGAGCGCTGCAGCTGCAAGTTCCACTGGTGCTGCTTCGTCAAGTGCCGCCAGTGCCAGCGGCTGGTGGAGCTGCACACGTGCCGGTGA